The Rhodococcus sp. B50 DNA window ATTGCGATGACCTCGTCGAGCGCGTCCAAGGCCTTGACGAGGCCACGCAGGATGTGGGCGCGTTCCTCGGCCTTGCGCAGCAGGTAGCGGGTGCGCCGGACGATGACTTCGACCTGGTGGTTGACGTACAACCGGATCATCTGGTCGAGGCGCAGCGTGCGCGGCACCCCGTCGACGATCGACAGCATGTTGCAGCCGAAGCTGGTCTGCAGCTGCGTGTGCTTGTACAGGTTGTTGAGGACGACCTTTGCGACGGCGTCGCGACGCACCGTGACGACGATGCGCATACCCACACGATCCGAGGACTCGTCGTGAATGTCGGAGATGCCGGCGATCTTGCCATCCCTGACCTGCTCGGCGATCGAGGTGATCAGGTTGTCCGGGTTGACCATGTACGGCAACTCGGTGATCACGATGGTGTTGCGGCCCTTGGCGTCCTCTTCGATCTCGACGACGCCGCGCATCTTCACCGAGCCACGACCGGTCGTGTACGCGTCGTGGATGCCCTGGCTGCCGGTGATGAGGCCGGCGGTCGGGAAGTCCGGTCCCTTGATCCGTTCCATCACGGCCGCAAGCGTGGTCTCTTCGTCGGCCTCGAAGTTCTCGAGCGCCCAGTAGATCGCCTCGGCGACTTCACGAAGGTTGTGCGGCGGAATGTTGGTGGCCATACCCACCGCAATGCCACCCGAACCGTTGATCAACAGGTTGGGGATACGGCTGGGGAGAACCGTGGGTTCCTGCGTGCGGCCGTCGTAGTTCGGCTGGAAATCGACCGTCTCGTGGTCGATCTCCCGCAGCATCTCCATCGCGAGCGGCGTGAGTCGGCACTCGGTGTACCGCATGGCGGCCGCGCCGTCGTTGCCGCGGGAACCGAAGTTGCCCTGGCCGTCGACAAGCGGATAACGCATCGACCACGGCTGGGCCAGTCGCACCAGCGTGTCGTAGATCGACGCGTCGCCGTGCGGGTGGTAGTTGCCCATGGTCTCGGCGACCGCGCGCGCCGACTTCACATACCCGCGATCGGGGCGGAAGCCGTTGTCGAACATCGCGTAGAGCACGCGACGGTGCACCGGTTTGAGACCGTCACGCACGTCGGGCAGAGCACGGCCCACGATCACGCTCATCGCGTAATCGATGTAGCTGCTCTGCATCTCCTGCTGGATGTCGACGGGCTCGATGCGGTCGTGCCCCGGCCCCTCCGGAGGCAACGTGGTGTCGGTCATGAGCTCCTTCTTCTACTCGGCTCGCACGCCCGGCTCCGGCCTTCGGCCCGACGGACGTCTCGCAACCACACGAGTCTATAGGTGCAGGTCAGCTGGTGCCGAGAAGGACAGGCACTTCACATGCCGAGATCTGTCCGGAACCGAGCTCTCACATGTGGGATCCGGTGACGGGGTCGCGGTCCACCTGCCGTTCCACCTCCGACGCCCACTGCTCGAGCCGGGCGTCGCGCACGGCGTCCTCCGGGTCGGAGGCGAGCAGCAGCGCTGTGATCGGCACGGCCAGGACGATGATGCCGAGAACGAACGCCGGGAAGAGCAGCGACATCACGGTCATGCCTTCCGGCGCGGGCATGCTCGGATCGAGAGTGACACGCACACCGGCCATCCCGGTGTAGTGCAACGCCGTGACAGCGCAGCCCATGACGAAGGCGGCGACCAATCGAATCTCGAGGCGCCGGGCTCGGCGGGCCAGTGCGAGCGCGACCGTGGACGCGACGACACCGATGATCACCGACGCGACGACGAAGCCGATCTCGTGCTCGATCGTGCCGCGGATCCGGATGGCGAACATCCCGCTGTAGTGCATCAAGCTCACGGCAGCACCCATCAGCAGACCGCCGACGAGCAGCCGCACCGATTCCGGCACGCGACGGGTACTGACGGCGTGCACGTCGGCGATCCTCAACCCCACGAGAGTCGCGATCACGGCGAGCACAACCGAGAAGACGGTCGGTGCCAGTTCGTAGCGGATGGCCGTGCCCGGTACGGAGAAACCCATCATGCCGATGAAGTGCATCAGCCAGATACCCACGCCCCCGATGGACAAGGACGCCATGACGAGCCACCAGTTACCGCTGCGCCGAGGCTCCTCGAGGGACCGGCGGACACAGGACAGTCCGACGAACGACCCCATCACTGCGGTGGCATAGGACAGGAAGAAGACCCACAATCCCATCGAGAAGTGGTGCACGTCGTGCGACACGAAACGTCCTCGCTACGGCACGCTGTCACCACCGCGCTCGGAGGGCGCGCGCCACGACCTACCCGATGCGAGCTGCACCCCGACTGTCAAGCAGCGTAAGAGACCTTATCGCACTGTGGGCGTTCACATCACATCAACGTTCCACACGTCGTTCGTCGGGACCGGACATAACATCGGGGTCGTTCTCACCCAGCCAGGTCGCCACTTCTCGTTCCTGCTCGAGATCCTGGGTGCTCGCCGACGCCATCAGAGCGACGACCGGGACAGCGAGCAGCGCGACACCGATGATGAATCCGGGGAACAGCAGAGTCATGATGGTCATCCCCTCCGGGTTCGGAGCGGACGGATCGACCGTCACCGCGATCCCGGCCATACCCGTGTAGTGCAACGCCACGACAGCACATCCCATGACCGCAGCGGCAGGGATCCGTACGGCGGGCCGTTCCGCGACCCGCGACAGCCAC harbors:
- a CDS encoding MHYT domain-containing protein, with protein sequence MSHDVHHFSMGLWVFFLSYATAVMGSFVGLSCVRRSLEEPRRSGNWWLVMASLSIGGVGIWLMHFIGMMGFSVPGTAIRYELAPTVFSVVLAVIATLVGLRIADVHAVSTRRVPESVRLLVGGLLMGAAVSLMHYSGMFAIRIRGTIEHEIGFVVASVIIGVVASTVALALARRARRLEIRLVAAFVMGCAVTALHYTGMAGVRVTLDPSMPAPEGMTVMSLLFPAFVLGIIVLAVPITALLLASDPEDAVRDARLEQWASEVERQVDRDPVTGSHM